One bacterium DNA segment encodes these proteins:
- a CDS encoding acyl-CoA dehydrogenase family protein, giving the protein MIDFELTDDHKSAQQIARDVAHKYLKPKIADLDRENKNDPEFIKRLKDAELLGVCIPQKYGGMGLDYISLGLVCEEMEYVDTSARVAFSVHIGLNSLTLLTWGNEFQKEKYLIPQAKGEKIGTFGLTEPSAGSDAVGILTTAKKAGGKYILNGEKMWISLSEVADMFLIFAWTDTGKQKKRDHTGLSAFIVERTFKGVSTGSITGKLGVRAGKTGWIALSDVEVPAENLLGNEGEGFKIAMSCLDGGRYTVAAGSTGLIRACMDACKDYALTRNQLVKEMFAEMIYGYEAGQYLWMKVGWLRNKGLRSTRETSLAKWFCTDQAEKAAYNAVQIHGAYGFSDEYPVERFFRNSKGAAIYEGTREIHKLMQADYYLGYRTDHPVRCMPPKWEE; this is encoded by the coding sequence ATGATCGACTTCGAACTCACCGACGACCACAAGTCCGCGCAGCAGATCGCGCGTGATGTCGCCCACAAGTACCTTAAGCCGAAAATCGCCGATCTCGACCGCGAGAATAAGAACGACCCGGAGTTTATCAAGCGGCTCAAAGACGCAGAACTTCTCGGCGTGTGTATTCCGCAGAAGTATGGTGGTATGGGCCTCGACTACATTTCACTCGGTCTCGTCTGTGAAGAGATGGAATATGTCGACACCTCGGCGCGAGTGGCTTTTTCAGTACATATCGGACTCAACTCGCTGACGCTGCTTACCTGGGGCAATGAATTTCAGAAGGAAAAGTATCTGATTCCACAAGCCAAGGGCGAGAAGATCGGGACGTTTGGACTGACCGAACCTTCGGCCGGATCGGACGCAGTTGGTATTCTCACCACGGCAAAGAAGGCGGGCGGAAAGTACATCCTCAACGGCGAGAAAATGTGGATTTCGCTTTCGGAAGTCGCCGATATGTTTTTAATCTTCGCGTGGACCGATACCGGCAAACAGAAGAAACGCGATCACACAGGATTGTCGGCATTCATTGTTGAGCGCACATTCAAAGGCGTATCTACGGGGTCGATCACGGGCAAACTTGGCGTACGCGCAGGCAAGACCGGATGGATTGCACTTTCCGATGTCGAAGTTCCGGCTGAGAATCTTCTTGGCAACGAGGGTGAAGGATTCAAGATTGCCATGTCATGTCTCGATGGCGGTCGCTACACCGTCGCTGCCGGGTCGACCGGGCTGATTCGCGCCTGCATGGATGCCTGCAAGGATTACGCGCTTACGCGGAATCAATTGGTCAAGGAGATGTTCGCGGAGATGATTTACGGGTACGAAGCGGGTCAATATCTCTGGATGAAAGTCGGCTGGCTGCGCAACAAAGGGCTGCGGTCAACGCGGGAGACTTCGTTGGCAAAATGGTTCTGCACCGACCAAGCCGAAAAAGCCGCCTACAATGCCGTACAGATTCACGGTGCTTATGGATTCAGCGATGAGTATCCGGTGGAGAGATTTTTCCGCAACTCGAAAGGCGCGGCGATTTACGAGGGTACGCGCGAAATCCACAAGCTAATGCAGGCGGACTATTACTTAGGATATCGGACGGACCATCCGGTGCGTTGCATGCCGCCGAAGTGGGAGGAGTAA
- a CDS encoding polysaccharide deacetylase family protein, producing MDRRYFIQSLGLIATAAAVNAESLFGTEAGPRLAVTMDDPNSYPSPLMSPAERDENIRRALRNSGLKAALFVCGERVDNPAGKTLLKNWDVESNLICNHSYSHWYLPSKKINLEDYTADITKCEKLISHHGNFTKLFRFPYLKEGDTIEKRDGVRGYLNAHGYRNGYVTIDASDWYYNQRLESALKKNPKTDLAPYRDAYCAHILDRANYYRNLSLDVLDREIPHTLLIHHNLLNALFLGDLIAMFNSEGWELIDASGAYVDPIFASNPDIVPAGEGIVWALAKETGRFENRLRYPAEDSVYEEAALDSLGL from the coding sequence ATGGATCGACGTTACTTCATTCAATCACTGGGCTTGATAGCAACTGCGGCTGCCGTCAACGCCGAATCATTGTTCGGCACAGAAGCTGGACCACGGCTCGCCGTTACTATGGACGATCCGAACAGCTATCCTTCACCTTTGATGAGTCCAGCAGAGCGTGACGAAAACATCAGGCGCGCCCTCAGGAACTCCGGTCTGAAAGCCGCTCTATTCGTTTGCGGCGAGCGGGTCGACAATCCGGCAGGGAAGACCCTGCTCAAGAATTGGGACGTGGAGAGCAATCTCATCTGCAACCACTCCTACTCGCACTGGTACCTGCCCTCAAAGAAGATCAATCTCGAAGATTACACCGCTGACATCACTAAGTGCGAGAAGCTCATTTCACATCATGGCAACTTCACCAAGCTGTTTCGCTTTCCATATCTGAAAGAGGGCGACACAATCGAGAAACGCGATGGCGTCCGCGGCTATCTGAATGCTCATGGCTATCGCAACGGCTATGTCACAATTGATGCTTCGGATTGGTACTACAACCAGCGGCTCGAATCAGCACTCAAGAAAAATCCCAAGACCGACCTTGCGCCGTACCGCGATGCCTACTGTGCGCACATACTCGATCGTGCCAACTACTATCGCAATCTGTCACTTGATGTGCTTGATCGCGAGATTCCTCACACGTTGCTGATTCATCACAATTTGTTGAACGCGCTCTTCCTTGGCGACCTCATCGCTATGTTCAATTCTGAAGGCTGGGAACTGATCGATGCCTCCGGAGCTTATGTCGACCCCATATTCGCTTCAAACCCCGACATCGTTCCCGCCGGTGAAGGCATTGTCTGGGCGCTGGCAAAAGAAACCGGCCGATTTGAGAATCGACTGCGCTACCCAGCGGAGGACTCGGTGTACGAGGAAGCGGCGTTGGATAGTCTCGGGTTATGA